One window of Siniperca chuatsi isolate FFG_IHB_CAS linkage group LG15, ASM2008510v1, whole genome shotgun sequence genomic DNA carries:
- the nsd2 gene encoding histone-lysine N-methyltransferase NSD2 isoform X1, with product MDSKGSSLPSMPEPANPISMKQPPESLSVRKGGGDMSSDPSLLMDKAAAQLAATLQDGVLQKMAGHSHNNHSHERLKDLTSRVLNGDQDTLPKLCAPEPPMLKGAEAPATNGTHQHNCTPHTEPELKVMIPQVVKQPLFKPCCANGTSLATTAEDTISGPEKRQDVKKRRGRPHKPEPNLSSSTIPVEPLDHTNAVDGTGAADEPDVISELTEEATEESPLLICFSVGDLVWTKVSGYPWWPCMVTTDPEFNNHFKQKAANSRSGLLYHVQYFGDAPERGYIFEKNMVSFTGEDQYQELSQGNKQPASRVIHKKTAPSVPRKLQAQWNMGVIQAKEAFCMSLDERMVNFAFLYDDDGPHLNPRIMEKLKPEQSNKMDQETESRLSPDLPSVLVSQDSTSTGKKTQAPKAKFRAGEWRKGGKGHLNDFLLKNELNDTVSSKEMLHPQPASQDPTTSAPDIQAESAIPQKKKRRPKQAQSPRKTVRRRKKSATDNTSDPMKKRKAKLVSSTGDISESLSLLVSVPVKRERKKTAKRPLTGATADEGQQPKKRRKTSKDADKQALTSEGADKKQRRRKRTDNDVKETKKRMNKSKALHTDDQDAEKPKRRRKRKQDGENQATPSKAKKRRSSLCPDPEGSGSEERPDSPSDSLDGTKKGERKKEFVCQVCEQAGEDLVPCEGQCCGMFHLHCLGLSFKPDEKLLCQECSTGIHSCFNCKQSEGALRRCHVPHCGKFYHEVCLRLNPLTVFDNKGFRCPLHTCLSCHYGRTKHKSTKGRLMRCLRCPVAYHVGDLCVAAGSEMITNTAIICTNHFHAKKGYSHHSHVNVSWCFVCSKGGQLLCCESCPAAFHPDCLNIAMPDGSWFCNDCRAGKKPKYRDIIWVKLGTYRWWPAEIHHPRNIPTNIQHLRHEIGEFPVFFFGSKDYFWTHQGRVFPYMEGDRGSKHQRTGIGKVFKNALLEAEARFKEIKMKREAKEAQENSRKPPPYKFIKVNKPFGKVQVYTADISEIPKCNCKPTDERPCGFESECLNRMLQYECHPQVCPSGERCCNQDLTKRLYPETKIIKTPGKGWGLVSLRDIKKGEFVNEYIGELIDEEECRARIKYAQENNITDFYMLTIDKDRIIDAGPKGNYSRFMNHSCQPNCETQKWTVNGDTRVGLFAVCDIPAGTELTFNYNLDCLGNEKTVCRCGAPNCSGFLGDRPKNSNGQTAEPKGKRLKRKYKKRKSEGKKKSEDECFRCGDGGQLVLCDKKTCTKAYHLSCLNLTKRPFGRWDCPWHHCDVCGKNSEAFCQLCPNSFCKAHQEGALRPWPPTGQLCCLEHDELEGTDNQDRDVNSETNATSATTATIAGRPKGSRKAEGAEAKTKGSKRKAAEA from the exons ATGGACAGCAAAGGTAGCTCCCTGCCTTCGATGCCTGAACCAGCCAACCCTATCAGCATGAAGCAGCCGCCAGAATCCCTCAGTGTACGGAAAGGTGGGGGAGACATGAGCAGTGACCCTTCTCTACTAATGGACAAAGCTGCTGCCCAGCTAGCCGCCACACTACAAGACGGTGTCCTTCAGAAGATGGCTGGCCACAGTCATAACAACCACAGCCATGAGCGGCTCAAAGACCTCACCTCCCGTGTGCTGAATGGGGACCAAGACACGCTGCCTAAGCTTTGTGCTCCGGAGCCACCTATGCTTAAGGGCGCTGAAGCCCCTGCTACAAATGGCACCCATCAGCACAATTGCACTCCTCATACTGAACCTGAACTGAAAGTGATGATACCCCAGGTGGTCAAGCAGCCGCTGTTTAAACCATGCTGTGCCAATGGGACCAGTTTGGCCACAACCGCTGAAGATACTATATCTGGACCCGAGAAGAGACAGGACGtgaagaaaaggagagggagaccTCACAAACCAGAACCAAACCTCAGTTCCTCTACCATCCCTGTGGAGCCACTTGACCACACAAATGCTGTAGATGGGACTGGAGCAGCTGATGAG cCTGATGTCATCTCAGAGTTGACGGAGGAGGCTACAGAAGAGTCCCCTTTGCtgatctgtttttctgttggtGATTTGGTTTGGACCAAGGTGTCAGGATACCCCTGGTGGCCTTGCATGGTGACCACAGACCCAGAATTCAACAATCACTTCAAACAGAAAG caGCCAACAGCAGGTCGGGCCTCCTTTACCATGTGCAGTATTTTGGAGACGCCCCTGAGAGAGGCTACATCTTTGAGAAGAATATGGTGTCCTTCACAGGGGAGGATCAATACCAGGAGCTTAGCCAGGGCAACAAACAGCCAGCCTCCCGTGTCATCCACAAAAAG ACGGCTCCCTCTGTGCCCCGTAAACTCCAGGCTCAGTGGAACATGGGCGTCATTCAGGCCAAGGAGGCCTTCTGCATGTCACTGGATGAGCGCATGGTGAACTTTGCATTTctgtatgatgatgatgggcCTCATCTGAACCCCCGCATCATGGAGAAGTTGAAGCCAGAACAGAGCAACAAGATGGACCAGGAAACAGAGTCTAGGCTTAGCCCAGATCTCCCCTCTGTGCTGGTGTCCCAAGACAGCACTTCAACAGGGAAAAAGACACAAGCACCCAAAGCGAAATTTAGAGCGGGAGAATGGCGGAAAGGGGGCAAAGGCCATCTAAATGATTTCCTGTTGAAAAATGAATTGAACGACACAGTTTCTTCCAAAGAAATGCTTCATCCACAGCCAGCCTCACAG GATCCCACCACTTCTGCACCAGATATACAAGCTGAATCAGCCATACctcagaagaaaaagaggagaccCAAACAGGCTCAGTCTCCCAGAAAGACAGTGAGGAGAAGGAAAAAATCTGCAACAGACAACACCTCTGATCCCATgaagaaaaggaaagcaaaGCTGGTTTCTTCGACAGGCGATATTTCGGAATCACTCTCACTTCTAGTTTCAGTTCCAG TCAAGCGGGAGCGGAAGAAGACTGCTAAAAGGCCACTAACAGGCGCTACAGCAGACGAGGGTCAGCAGCCTAAAAAGAGACGTAAAACAAGCAAAGATGCTGACAAACAG GCCTTGACTTCAGAAGGAGCAGACAAAAAGcagagaagaaggaagagaaCCGACAATGACGTAAAAGAAACCAAGAAGCGAATGAATAAGTCAAAAGCTCTCCACACTG ATGACCAAGATGCTGAGAAACCAAAGCGTaggaggaaaaggaaacagGATGGAGAGAACCAGGCCACGCCCTCCAAGGCAAAGAAGAGGCGGTCCTCCCTGTGTCCTGATCCCGAG GGCTCTGGGAGTGAAGAACGTCCTGATTCTCCAAGTGACAGCTTAGACGGGACAAAGAAGGGCGAACGGAAGAAAGAGTTTGTCTGCCAG gTGTGTGAGCAGGCTGGTGAAGACTTGGTGCCCTGTGAAGGCCAGTGTTGTGGGATGTTTCACCTCCACTGTCTGGGTCTGTCATTCAAACCCGACGAGAAGCTGCTGTGTCAGGAGTGCAGCACAG GAATTCACTCGTGTTTCAACTGTAAGCAGTCCGAGGGCGCATTGCGTCGCTGCCACGTCCCACACTGCGGCAAGTTTTACCACGAGGTGTGCCTCCGCCTCAACCCCCTCACTGTGTTCGACAACAAGGGCTTCCGCTGTCCGCTCCACACCTGTCTGAGCTGCCACTACGGCCGCACCAAGCACAAGTCCACCAAGG GTAGGTTGATGCGTTGCCTGCGCTGCCCTGTTGCGTACCACGTAGGTGACCTGTGTGTGGCTGCGGGCAGTGAGATGATCACCAACACCGCCATCATCTGCACCAACCACTTCCACGCCAAGAAGGGCTACAGCCACCACAGTCATGTCAACGTCAGCTGGTGCTTCGTCTGCTCCAAAG GAGGGCAGCTGCTGTGCTGTGAGTCTTGTCCAGCAGCTTTCCACCCTGACTGCCTGAACATCGCTATGCCTGATGGGAGCTGGTTCTGTAACGACTGTCGGGCCGGAAAGAAACCCAAATACAGAGACATCATCTGGGTCAAACTGGGAACATACAG atGGTGGCCTGCAGAGATCCACCACCCCAGAAACATCCCCACCAACATCCAGCATCTTCGACATGAGATTGGCGAGTTCCCAGTTTTCTTCTTCGGCTCCAAGGATTACTTCTGGACTCACCAGGGCCGAGTGTTTCCATACATGGAGGGAGACAGGGGCAGCAAGCACCAGAGGACTGGCATCGGCAAAGTCTTCAAGAATG cTCTGTTGGAGGCTGAAGCGCGATTCAAGGAGATTAAAATGAAACGAGAGGCCAAGGAAGCACAAGAGAACAGCCGGAAGCCACCCCCATATAAATTTATCAAG GTAAACAAACCTTTTGGTAAGGTTCAGGTCTACACCGCAGACATTTCTGAGATCCCTAAGTGTAACTGCAAGCCGACAGACGAGAGACCGTGTGGGTTTGAGTCCGAGTGTCTGAACCGCATGCTGCAGTACGAGTGCCACCCTCAGGTGTGTCCCAGCGGGGAGCGCTGCTGTAATCAGGACTTGACCAAACGTCTCTACCCAGAGACCAAGATCATCAAGACGCCCGGCAAGGGCTGGGGCCTGGTGTCTCTCCGGGACATCAAGAAG GGTGAGTTTGTGAACGAGTACATCGGAGAACTGATAGACGAGGAGGAGTGCAGGGCAAGGATCAAGTACGCCCAGGAAAACAACATCACCGACTTTTACATGCTCACCATTGACAAG GACCGGATCATTGACGCTGGTCCGAAGGGAAACTACTCTCGCTTCATGAACCACAGCTGTCAGCCCAACTGTGAGACGCAGAAGTGGACGGTGAACGGCGACACACGGGTTGGCCTGTTTGCTGTCTGTGACATCCCAGCAG GGACTGAGCTGACCTTTAATTACAACCTGGACTGCCTTGGCAATGAGAAGACCGTCTGTCGCTGCGGTGCTCCCAACTGCAGCGGTTTTCTTGGTGATCGACCTAAG AACTCAAATGGCCAAACAGCCGAGCCAAAAGGGAAAAGGTTGAAGAGAAAGTATAAAAAGAGGAAATCTGAGGGAAAGAAGAAGTCTGAGGACGAGTGTTTCCGCTGCGGGGACGGAGGGCAGCTGGTGCTCTGTGACAAGAAGACCTGCACCAAAGCTTACCACCTGTCCTGCCTGAATCTCACCAAGAGACCCTTCG GCCGCTGGGACTGCCCCTGGCACCACTGTGATGTCTGCGGGAAAAACTCTGAGGCCTTCTGCCAGCTCTGCCCCAACTCCTTCTGCAAGGCTCACCAGGAGGGGGCGCTGCGTCCCTGGCCTCCCACAGGACAGCTATGCTGTCTGGAGCATGACGAGTTGGAGGGAACGGACAACCAGGATCGGGATGTCAACTCTGAGACGAATGCCACGAGCGCCACTACTGCCACCATCGCCGGTCGTCCTAAAGGCTCCAGGAAGGCAGAAGGAGCCGAGGCCAAAACAAAGGGCTCCAAGaggaaagcagcagaggcctga
- the nsd2 gene encoding histone-lysine N-methyltransferase NSD2 isoform X2, whose amino-acid sequence MDSKGSSLPSMPEPANPISMKQPPESLSVRKGGGDMSSDPSLLMDKAAAQLAATLQDGVLQKMAGHSHNNHSHERLKDLTSRVLNGDQDTLPKLCAPEPPMLKGAEAPATNGTHQHNCTPHTEPELKVMIPQVVKQPLFKPCCANGTSLATTAEDTISGPEKRQDVKKRRGRPHKPEPNLSSSTIPVEPLDHTNAVDGTGAADEPDVISELTEEATEESPLLICFSVGDLVWTKVSGYPWWPCMVTTDPEFNNHFKQKANSRSGLLYHVQYFGDAPERGYIFEKNMVSFTGEDQYQELSQGNKQPASRVIHKKTAPSVPRKLQAQWNMGVIQAKEAFCMSLDERMVNFAFLYDDDGPHLNPRIMEKLKPEQSNKMDQETESRLSPDLPSVLVSQDSTSTGKKTQAPKAKFRAGEWRKGGKGHLNDFLLKNELNDTVSSKEMLHPQPASQDPTTSAPDIQAESAIPQKKKRRPKQAQSPRKTVRRRKKSATDNTSDPMKKRKAKLVSSTGDISESLSLLVSVPVKRERKKTAKRPLTGATADEGQQPKKRRKTSKDADKQALTSEGADKKQRRRKRTDNDVKETKKRMNKSKALHTDDQDAEKPKRRRKRKQDGENQATPSKAKKRRSSLCPDPEGSGSEERPDSPSDSLDGTKKGERKKEFVCQVCEQAGEDLVPCEGQCCGMFHLHCLGLSFKPDEKLLCQECSTGIHSCFNCKQSEGALRRCHVPHCGKFYHEVCLRLNPLTVFDNKGFRCPLHTCLSCHYGRTKHKSTKGRLMRCLRCPVAYHVGDLCVAAGSEMITNTAIICTNHFHAKKGYSHHSHVNVSWCFVCSKGGQLLCCESCPAAFHPDCLNIAMPDGSWFCNDCRAGKKPKYRDIIWVKLGTYRWWPAEIHHPRNIPTNIQHLRHEIGEFPVFFFGSKDYFWTHQGRVFPYMEGDRGSKHQRTGIGKVFKNALLEAEARFKEIKMKREAKEAQENSRKPPPYKFIKVNKPFGKVQVYTADISEIPKCNCKPTDERPCGFESECLNRMLQYECHPQVCPSGERCCNQDLTKRLYPETKIIKTPGKGWGLVSLRDIKKGEFVNEYIGELIDEEECRARIKYAQENNITDFYMLTIDKDRIIDAGPKGNYSRFMNHSCQPNCETQKWTVNGDTRVGLFAVCDIPAGTELTFNYNLDCLGNEKTVCRCGAPNCSGFLGDRPKNSNGQTAEPKGKRLKRKYKKRKSEGKKKSEDECFRCGDGGQLVLCDKKTCTKAYHLSCLNLTKRPFGRWDCPWHHCDVCGKNSEAFCQLCPNSFCKAHQEGALRPWPPTGQLCCLEHDELEGTDNQDRDVNSETNATSATTATIAGRPKGSRKAEGAEAKTKGSKRKAAEA is encoded by the exons ATGGACAGCAAAGGTAGCTCCCTGCCTTCGATGCCTGAACCAGCCAACCCTATCAGCATGAAGCAGCCGCCAGAATCCCTCAGTGTACGGAAAGGTGGGGGAGACATGAGCAGTGACCCTTCTCTACTAATGGACAAAGCTGCTGCCCAGCTAGCCGCCACACTACAAGACGGTGTCCTTCAGAAGATGGCTGGCCACAGTCATAACAACCACAGCCATGAGCGGCTCAAAGACCTCACCTCCCGTGTGCTGAATGGGGACCAAGACACGCTGCCTAAGCTTTGTGCTCCGGAGCCACCTATGCTTAAGGGCGCTGAAGCCCCTGCTACAAATGGCACCCATCAGCACAATTGCACTCCTCATACTGAACCTGAACTGAAAGTGATGATACCCCAGGTGGTCAAGCAGCCGCTGTTTAAACCATGCTGTGCCAATGGGACCAGTTTGGCCACAACCGCTGAAGATACTATATCTGGACCCGAGAAGAGACAGGACGtgaagaaaaggagagggagaccTCACAAACCAGAACCAAACCTCAGTTCCTCTACCATCCCTGTGGAGCCACTTGACCACACAAATGCTGTAGATGGGACTGGAGCAGCTGATGAG cCTGATGTCATCTCAGAGTTGACGGAGGAGGCTACAGAAGAGTCCCCTTTGCtgatctgtttttctgttggtGATTTGGTTTGGACCAAGGTGTCAGGATACCCCTGGTGGCCTTGCATGGTGACCACAGACCCAGAATTCAACAATCACTTCAAACAGAAAG CCAACAGCAGGTCGGGCCTCCTTTACCATGTGCAGTATTTTGGAGACGCCCCTGAGAGAGGCTACATCTTTGAGAAGAATATGGTGTCCTTCACAGGGGAGGATCAATACCAGGAGCTTAGCCAGGGCAACAAACAGCCAGCCTCCCGTGTCATCCACAAAAAG ACGGCTCCCTCTGTGCCCCGTAAACTCCAGGCTCAGTGGAACATGGGCGTCATTCAGGCCAAGGAGGCCTTCTGCATGTCACTGGATGAGCGCATGGTGAACTTTGCATTTctgtatgatgatgatgggcCTCATCTGAACCCCCGCATCATGGAGAAGTTGAAGCCAGAACAGAGCAACAAGATGGACCAGGAAACAGAGTCTAGGCTTAGCCCAGATCTCCCCTCTGTGCTGGTGTCCCAAGACAGCACTTCAACAGGGAAAAAGACACAAGCACCCAAAGCGAAATTTAGAGCGGGAGAATGGCGGAAAGGGGGCAAAGGCCATCTAAATGATTTCCTGTTGAAAAATGAATTGAACGACACAGTTTCTTCCAAAGAAATGCTTCATCCACAGCCAGCCTCACAG GATCCCACCACTTCTGCACCAGATATACAAGCTGAATCAGCCATACctcagaagaaaaagaggagaccCAAACAGGCTCAGTCTCCCAGAAAGACAGTGAGGAGAAGGAAAAAATCTGCAACAGACAACACCTCTGATCCCATgaagaaaaggaaagcaaaGCTGGTTTCTTCGACAGGCGATATTTCGGAATCACTCTCACTTCTAGTTTCAGTTCCAG TCAAGCGGGAGCGGAAGAAGACTGCTAAAAGGCCACTAACAGGCGCTACAGCAGACGAGGGTCAGCAGCCTAAAAAGAGACGTAAAACAAGCAAAGATGCTGACAAACAG GCCTTGACTTCAGAAGGAGCAGACAAAAAGcagagaagaaggaagagaaCCGACAATGACGTAAAAGAAACCAAGAAGCGAATGAATAAGTCAAAAGCTCTCCACACTG ATGACCAAGATGCTGAGAAACCAAAGCGTaggaggaaaaggaaacagGATGGAGAGAACCAGGCCACGCCCTCCAAGGCAAAGAAGAGGCGGTCCTCCCTGTGTCCTGATCCCGAG GGCTCTGGGAGTGAAGAACGTCCTGATTCTCCAAGTGACAGCTTAGACGGGACAAAGAAGGGCGAACGGAAGAAAGAGTTTGTCTGCCAG gTGTGTGAGCAGGCTGGTGAAGACTTGGTGCCCTGTGAAGGCCAGTGTTGTGGGATGTTTCACCTCCACTGTCTGGGTCTGTCATTCAAACCCGACGAGAAGCTGCTGTGTCAGGAGTGCAGCACAG GAATTCACTCGTGTTTCAACTGTAAGCAGTCCGAGGGCGCATTGCGTCGCTGCCACGTCCCACACTGCGGCAAGTTTTACCACGAGGTGTGCCTCCGCCTCAACCCCCTCACTGTGTTCGACAACAAGGGCTTCCGCTGTCCGCTCCACACCTGTCTGAGCTGCCACTACGGCCGCACCAAGCACAAGTCCACCAAGG GTAGGTTGATGCGTTGCCTGCGCTGCCCTGTTGCGTACCACGTAGGTGACCTGTGTGTGGCTGCGGGCAGTGAGATGATCACCAACACCGCCATCATCTGCACCAACCACTTCCACGCCAAGAAGGGCTACAGCCACCACAGTCATGTCAACGTCAGCTGGTGCTTCGTCTGCTCCAAAG GAGGGCAGCTGCTGTGCTGTGAGTCTTGTCCAGCAGCTTTCCACCCTGACTGCCTGAACATCGCTATGCCTGATGGGAGCTGGTTCTGTAACGACTGTCGGGCCGGAAAGAAACCCAAATACAGAGACATCATCTGGGTCAAACTGGGAACATACAG atGGTGGCCTGCAGAGATCCACCACCCCAGAAACATCCCCACCAACATCCAGCATCTTCGACATGAGATTGGCGAGTTCCCAGTTTTCTTCTTCGGCTCCAAGGATTACTTCTGGACTCACCAGGGCCGAGTGTTTCCATACATGGAGGGAGACAGGGGCAGCAAGCACCAGAGGACTGGCATCGGCAAAGTCTTCAAGAATG cTCTGTTGGAGGCTGAAGCGCGATTCAAGGAGATTAAAATGAAACGAGAGGCCAAGGAAGCACAAGAGAACAGCCGGAAGCCACCCCCATATAAATTTATCAAG GTAAACAAACCTTTTGGTAAGGTTCAGGTCTACACCGCAGACATTTCTGAGATCCCTAAGTGTAACTGCAAGCCGACAGACGAGAGACCGTGTGGGTTTGAGTCCGAGTGTCTGAACCGCATGCTGCAGTACGAGTGCCACCCTCAGGTGTGTCCCAGCGGGGAGCGCTGCTGTAATCAGGACTTGACCAAACGTCTCTACCCAGAGACCAAGATCATCAAGACGCCCGGCAAGGGCTGGGGCCTGGTGTCTCTCCGGGACATCAAGAAG GGTGAGTTTGTGAACGAGTACATCGGAGAACTGATAGACGAGGAGGAGTGCAGGGCAAGGATCAAGTACGCCCAGGAAAACAACATCACCGACTTTTACATGCTCACCATTGACAAG GACCGGATCATTGACGCTGGTCCGAAGGGAAACTACTCTCGCTTCATGAACCACAGCTGTCAGCCCAACTGTGAGACGCAGAAGTGGACGGTGAACGGCGACACACGGGTTGGCCTGTTTGCTGTCTGTGACATCCCAGCAG GGACTGAGCTGACCTTTAATTACAACCTGGACTGCCTTGGCAATGAGAAGACCGTCTGTCGCTGCGGTGCTCCCAACTGCAGCGGTTTTCTTGGTGATCGACCTAAG AACTCAAATGGCCAAACAGCCGAGCCAAAAGGGAAAAGGTTGAAGAGAAAGTATAAAAAGAGGAAATCTGAGGGAAAGAAGAAGTCTGAGGACGAGTGTTTCCGCTGCGGGGACGGAGGGCAGCTGGTGCTCTGTGACAAGAAGACCTGCACCAAAGCTTACCACCTGTCCTGCCTGAATCTCACCAAGAGACCCTTCG GCCGCTGGGACTGCCCCTGGCACCACTGTGATGTCTGCGGGAAAAACTCTGAGGCCTTCTGCCAGCTCTGCCCCAACTCCTTCTGCAAGGCTCACCAGGAGGGGGCGCTGCGTCCCTGGCCTCCCACAGGACAGCTATGCTGTCTGGAGCATGACGAGTTGGAGGGAACGGACAACCAGGATCGGGATGTCAACTCTGAGACGAATGCCACGAGCGCCACTACTGCCACCATCGCCGGTCGTCCTAAAGGCTCCAGGAAGGCAGAAGGAGCCGAGGCCAAAACAAAGGGCTCCAAGaggaaagcagcagaggcctga